From a single bacterium genomic region:
- a CDS encoding ABC transporter permease: MAAFKQKTEHMLTQLGGRIITQILFMGGVTFLAFDTLKTLFTKKTQWNLVVQQIYFVGVKSLSLTNLIAIFTGMVLALQFIVGLKRFGLELYVGQIIGMAICRELGPVLTSLMVAARVGSGIAAELGSMTVTEQVLALEAMGADPVSKLVVPRVLVVTLMTPILTIMADVVGIFGGMIITIFETGVGPKFYIDQIIRTVEVDDFLSGISKTLFFGFLIGVLSCYHGLKATRGTQGVGNATTASVVASSVAVFVADYFLTKMFLIF, translated from the coding sequence ATGGCAGCATTCAAACAAAAAACCGAACACATGCTCACCCAGTTGGGTGGTCGTATTATTACGCAAATTTTGTTTATGGGCGGGGTTACTTTTTTGGCTTTTGATACCCTTAAAACCCTTTTTACCAAAAAAACGCAGTGGAATTTGGTGGTGCAGCAGATTTATTTTGTGGGGGTTAAATCGTTATCGCTCACTAATCTTATTGCTATATTTACCGGCATGGTGCTGGCACTCCAGTTTATTGTGGGGCTTAAGCGTTTTGGTCTAGAACTTTATGTAGGGCAAATTATTGGTATGGCCATCTGTCGTGAATTGGGGCCTGTGTTAACCTCGCTGATGGTGGCAGCCCGTGTGGGGAGCGGTATTGCCGCCGAGTTAGGAAGCATGACTGTTACCGAGCAGGTGCTGGCATTAGAGGCTATGGGGGCTGATCCTGTTTCTAAACTAGTGGTTCCTCGAGTATTGGTGGTAACGCTCATGACACCCATACTCACCATTATGGCCGATGTGGTTGGCATTTTTGGAGGAATGATAATTACTATTTTTGAAACCGGAGTGGGCCCAAAATTTTATATTGATCAAATTATTCGCACGGTAGAGGTGGATGATTTTTTAAGTGGTATTAGCAAAACCCTCTTTTTTGGTTTTTTAATTGGGGTGCTCTCTTGTTACCACGGGCTTAAGGCAACACGTGGTACGCAAGGGGTAGGTAATGCTACCACGGCCTCGGTGGTGGCCTCATCGGTTGCGGTATTTGTAGCCGATTATTTTTTAACCAAAATGTTTTTAATTTTTTAG
- a CDS encoding Maf family protein — translation MNLLNQKLPLILASGSPRRIELLKNAGFEFTIAPADIDETPRPREMPMDAALRLAMAKAQAVSASLTNPSLVLAADTLIAFQNSIIGKPNSPEHAFSLLKQLLGTSHEVITGFYLLKTHPKPIPLLWDAIISKVSMRNAQDDEEIWDYIKTGEPMDKAGAYALQGIGQKFVESVEGSHNNVIGLPIEAILPVLKQYAS, via the coding sequence ATGAATTTATTAAATCAAAAGCTTCCTTTAATTTTAGCCTCTGGTTCTCCTCGCAGGATAGAATTGTTAAAAAATGCAGGATTTGAGTTTACCATAGCACCGGCGGATATTGACGAAACCCCGCGCCCACGTGAGATGCCAATGGATGCAGCTTTACGATTAGCGATGGCCAAGGCACAAGCGGTAAGCGCCTCATTAACCAATCCATCTTTGGTGTTAGCCGCCGATACCCTCATTGCATTTCAGAACTCTATTATAGGCAAGCCAAATAGCCCAGAACATGCGTTTAGCCTGTTAAAACAATTACTGGGTACTTCTCATGAAGTGATTACCGGATTTTATTTGCTCAAAACCCACCCCAAACCCATACCTCTTCTTTGGGATGCCATCATTTCCAAAGTAAGTATGCGCAATGCTCAAGACGATGAAGAAATTTGGGATTATATTAAAACTGGTGAACCTATGGATAAGGCCGGTGCTTACGCTCTACAAGGTATAGGTCAAAAATTTGTGGAAAGCGTGGAAGGATCACACAATAATGTTATTGGACTTCCTATTGAAGCCATCCTACCGGTACTTAAACAATATGCCTCTTAA
- a CDS encoding MlaD family protein: protein MSQKQQQNMELQVGAFVGVGVILLMLVLFMLGSENRMFETNYTLNAHFENISGLRVGAGVQLAGIHVGTVKKIIFEDNLSQKKVKLVLQVLSNYKDRIRQDSVASIQTQGLLGDKMVWISVGSSDKPTLEDGEELLVRKSAGLDALMEKGDSMASIVDNVNNLTKNLNEMILEIKDGKGFANELIYGTQGKEMMKQITEVAANLKDTTQNVGDITQKINEGQGTLGAIVNDASLFNDIKTLLGKANRNKLIRAVIRETMRTRDEELLETKNTPQKGN from the coding sequence ATGTCTCAAAAGCAACAGCAAAATATGGAACTTCAGGTAGGGGCGTTTGTAGGCGTGGGTGTTATTTTGCTGATGCTGGTGTTGTTTATGCTCGGTAGTGAAAATAGAATGTTTGAAACAAACTATACGCTTAATGCTCATTTTGAAAATATCAGCGGCTTGCGTGTGGGTGCAGGTGTTCAGTTGGCGGGTATTCATGTAGGGACTGTCAAAAAAATTATTTTTGAAGATAATTTATCTCAAAAAAAGGTGAAGCTGGTTTTGCAGGTGTTAAGCAATTATAAAGATCGTATTCGTCAAGACTCGGTGGCCTCTATCCAAACCCAGGGGCTTTTGGGCGATAAAATGGTATGGATTAGTGTGGGTAGTTCCGACAAGCCTACTTTAGAGGATGGAGAAGAGTTGTTGGTGCGCAAGTCGGCCGGTTTGGATGCCTTGATGGAAAAAGGTGATTCCATGGCTTCTATAGTAGATAATGTGAATAACCTGACTAAAAACCTGAATGAGATGATCCTTGAAATTAAGGATGGAAAAGGTTTTGCCAACGAGCTTATCTATGGAACTCAGGGTAAGGAGATGATGAAGCAAATTACGGAAGTGGCCGCCAATTTGAAAGATACCACCCAAAATGTGGGGGATATTACTCAAAAAATTAATGAAGGCCAAGGAACCCTTGGGGCTATTGTAAATGACGCTAGCTTGTTTAACGATATTAAAACCCTCTTGGGCAAAGCCAACCGCAATAAATTGATCCGTGCGGTTATCCGGGAGACCATGCGCACCCGTGATGAGGAGCTTTTAGAGACCAAAAATACCCCTCAAAAAGGCAATTAA
- a CDS encoding DMT family transporter has protein sequence MNNPYLLILIGEFFFTALAVCVKFVSSSLHVMEIVWIRSLVSISCLAFLMLYYKVSLIPANPKIMLIRALAGAGSMMCNFYSLSKLPLGESMVLFTTFPLFIVVLDFFILKEKPKFLLIILTLIGWAGVYIILAPQFDTFGPSAFITLLGSFLTALDLVLIHILSKSEEPLRVGIFFVIAAFLFATPFMLTQAIMPSPYDLSFLIAAGVMGTGAILTITKAYGLGKISKISPMAYSAVVMSYLSGLLLWNEKPSVYSIAGSVVVIITCIVIMRMEKSL, from the coding sequence GTGAATAATCCGTATCTTCTTATCTTAATAGGCGAGTTCTTTTTTACAGCTCTTGCTGTGTGCGTTAAATTTGTAAGCTCCTCTCTTCATGTGATGGAAATTGTGTGGATTCGTTCGCTGGTTTCAATCTCCTGTTTGGCTTTTCTCATGTTGTATTACAAGGTTTCGCTTATTCCTGCTAACCCCAAAATTATGCTGATTAGAGCGCTGGCCGGAGCGGGTTCCATGATGTGTAATTTTTATTCGCTTTCCAAATTACCTCTTGGCGAATCGATGGTTCTGTTTACGACCTTCCCACTTTTTATTGTGGTTCTCGATTTTTTTATTTTGAAAGAAAAACCAAAGTTTTTGCTTATAATTCTCACACTCATTGGATGGGCGGGGGTGTATATTATTTTGGCGCCGCAATTTGATACATTTGGGCCGTCGGCTTTTATAACACTTTTGGGCAGCTTTTTAACAGCACTCGATTTGGTGCTCATTCATATTTTATCCAAAAGCGAAGAACCTCTCCGTGTAGGCATATTTTTTGTGATAGCGGCTTTTCTTTTTGCAACACCCTTTATGCTTACACAAGCAATTATGCCATCGCCCTACGATTTATCTTTCTTAATTGCTGCCGGTGTGATGGGAACGGGGGCTATTTTAACCATTACCAAAGCCTATGGCCTTGGTAAAATTTCAAAAATTTCCCCCATGGCTTATAGTGCCGTGGTCATGTCGTATCTATCAGGCCTGTTGTTATGGAATGAAAAGCCCTCCGTTTACTCTATTGCTGGAAGCGTTGTGGTTATTATTACTTGTATTGTTATCATGCGGATGGAAAAGAGCCTGTAA
- a CDS encoding response regulator transcription factor, with protein sequence MKIIAVEDEAKVLNFIQKSLSQGDITVDPAKNIDELYGSLLSAKYDVIILDRLLNGVDSLTHIAEIRKKAPESKILILSALSDVDEKVKGLSGGADDYLAKPFHVQELLARIRALTRRAGDTPQNNSLTFEDINVQLDTQRVSRSGKKVDLTAKEYKLLTFLMKKPNRIFSKAELINQVWELNFYPESNIVEVVVNHLRNKIDKGFEKTLLHSRRGTGYWIGEKDL encoded by the coding sequence ATGAAAATTATAGCCGTTGAAGACGAAGCCAAAGTTTTAAATTTTATTCAAAAATCTCTCTCACAAGGAGATATCACTGTAGACCCAGCTAAAAACATAGATGAACTCTACGGGTCTCTCCTCTCCGCAAAATATGATGTAATCATTCTAGACCGCCTTTTAAATGGTGTTGATTCACTCACTCACATTGCTGAAATCCGCAAAAAAGCGCCTGAATCAAAAATTTTAATTTTAAGCGCATTATCGGATGTAGACGAAAAAGTTAAAGGCCTCTCCGGTGGTGCCGATGATTATTTGGCCAAACCCTTTCATGTACAGGAACTATTAGCCCGCATCCGCGCCTTAACCCGCCGCGCTGGCGATACCCCCCAAAACAACAGCCTTACTTTTGAAGATATTAATGTACAGCTCGATACTCAGCGCGTAAGCCGCAGCGGTAAAAAAGTGGATTTAACCGCCAAAGAATACAAACTCCTTACGTTTTTGATGAAAAAGCCAAATCGGATTTTTTCTAAAGCCGAACTGATAAACCAAGTGTGGGAGCTTAATTTTTACCCCGAGAGCAATATCGTAGAGGTCGTTGTAAACCACCTTCGCAATAAAATTGATAAAGGTTTTGAAAAAACTCTCCTCCATAGCCGCAGAGGTACCGGTTACTGGATAGGCGAAAAAGATTTGTGA
- a CDS encoding serine protein kinase, producing MLDSKGLIEIIKQSEDIRDFKDLHWKGTLHDYLEIFAKNPKVARTSFQRVYDMIISYGSSEFKEHKKKIVHYNFFEDPIDGGKDAIYGLDLHLMKLVNVFKAASRHYGPEKRVILLHGPVGSSKSTIARLLKKGLERYSRTPEGAVYTYSWVKGEGNDAVNAIFGNVDRVKCPMHEEPLRLIPIKARKKFMETANDKLSSDERLVVEGDLCPMCRFYYNSLFSAYEGNWEKVMEHIEVNRLILSEQDRIGIGTFQPKDEKNQDSTELTGDINYRKIAEYGSESDPRAFNFDGEFNVANRGIIEFVEVLKLDVAFLYDLLGASQEHKVKPKKFAQTDIDEVIIGHTNEPEYRRLQNNEYMEALRDRTVKIDVPYITKLSEESKIYSKDYVPGKIRGKHIAPHTLEVASMWAILTRLEEPKKANLSLMQKLKLYNGKTLPGYTEDNVKELRKDSKREGMEGVSPRYVQDKISNALVSDLGEGCVNPFMVMNELESGLKHHSLIADEDQKKRYIDLLSVVKSEYEDMVKNEVQRAIAADEDAITRLCANYVDNVKAYTQKEKVRNKYTGQDEEPDERLMRSIEDKIDIPDTRKDDFRREIMNYIGALSLEGKKFDYKTNERLHKALELKLFEDQKDTIKLTSLVSSVVDKDTQEKIDVVKSRLIKNHGYCDICATDVLNYVASIFARGDIRNKE from the coding sequence ATGCTCGATTCCAAGGGGTTGATTGAAATTATTAAGCAGTCTGAGGATATTCGCGATTTTAAAGATTTACACTGGAAGGGGACGTTACACGATTATCTAGAAATTTTTGCTAAAAATCCAAAAGTAGCCCGTACGTCGTTTCAACGCGTATACGACATGATTATTTCGTACGGCTCATCTGAATTTAAAGAACATAAAAAGAAGATTGTTCATTATAACTTTTTTGAAGATCCTATCGATGGGGGTAAAGACGCTATCTACGGCCTCGATTTACATCTTATGAAATTGGTGAATGTGTTTAAGGCAGCCTCTAGGCATTACGGCCCCGAAAAACGCGTTATTTTATTGCACGGTCCGGTGGGCAGTTCTAAATCTACCATTGCCCGTCTGCTTAAAAAAGGTCTGGAGCGTTATTCGCGTACTCCTGAAGGAGCCGTGTATACTTATTCGTGGGTTAAGGGTGAAGGTAACGATGCCGTAAATGCTATTTTTGGTAATGTTGACCGCGTAAAATGCCCCATGCATGAAGAGCCTTTACGTTTAATTCCTATTAAAGCCCGCAAAAAATTTATGGAAACCGCCAACGACAAATTGTCGTCCGACGAACGTTTGGTGGTGGAGGGCGATTTGTGCCCTATGTGTCGCTTTTATTACAATTCTCTTTTTAGTGCCTATGAGGGAAATTGGGAAAAAGTGATGGAGCATATTGAAGTAAACCGATTAATTCTTTCCGAGCAAGACCGCATTGGTATTGGTACTTTTCAGCCTAAAGATGAAAAGAACCAAGATTCTACCGAGCTTACCGGTGATATAAATTATCGAAAAATTGCCGAGTATGGTTCCGAATCAGATCCGCGTGCGTTTAACTTTGATGGTGAATTTAACGTGGCTAACCGTGGTATCATCGAATTTGTAGAAGTGCTCAAGCTTGATGTAGCCTTTTTGTATGATTTGTTGGGCGCCAGCCAAGAGCACAAGGTAAAACCCAAAAAGTTTGCGCAAACCGATATTGACGAAGTGATTATTGGGCACACGAACGAGCCCGAGTATCGTCGCTTGCAAAATAACGAGTATATGGAAGCGCTGCGTGACCGTACGGTTAAAATTGATGTGCCGTACATCACCAAGTTATCTGAAGAAAGCAAGATTTACAGTAAAGATTATGTGCCCGGGAAAATTCGTGGCAAACATATTGCTCCTCATACGCTAGAAGTGGCCTCTATGTGGGCTATTCTCACGCGTTTAGAAGAACCTAAAAAAGCCAATTTGTCGCTTATGCAAAAATTGAAGTTGTATAACGGCAAAACGCTTCCGGGTTATACAGAAGACAACGTGAAGGAACTGCGCAAGGATAGTAAGCGTGAAGGTATGGAGGGTGTATCGCCTCGTTATGTGCAGGATAAAATTTCCAATGCCTTGGTATCCGATTTGGGAGAAGGCTGCGTCAATCCCTTTATGGTGATGAACGAGCTGGAATCGGGTTTAAAACACCATTCACTTATTGCGGATGAAGATCAGAAAAAACGCTATATCGATCTTTTATCCGTTGTAAAATCGGAATACGAAGATATGGTGAAAAACGAGGTTCAGCGTGCTATTGCGGCCGATGAAGATGCGATTACACGTTTGTGTGCTAACTACGTAGATAACGTAAAGGCATACACGCAAAAAGAAAAAGTGCGCAACAAATACACCGGCCAAGATGAGGAGCCGGATGAACGTTTAATGCGATCCATTGAGGATAAAATTGATATTCCTGATACGCGCAAAGATGATTTTAGACGTGAAATCATGAACTATATTGGCGCTCTCTCGCTTGAGGGCAAGAAGTTTGATTATAAAACCAACGAGCGTTTACATAAAGCTCTGGAACTCAAACTTTTTGAAGATCAAAAAGACACCATTAAACTCACCAGCCTTGTGTCGAGTGTGGTGGATAAAGATACCCAGGAAAAAATAGACGTGGTGAAATCGCGTCTTATTAAAAACCATGGCTATTGCGATATCTGCGCCACCGACGTGTTAAACTACGTGGCTTCTATTTTTGCGAGAGGAGATATTCGGAATAAAGAATAA
- a CDS encoding ABC transporter ATP-binding protein yields MSIIEFKNVSKSFGDKEVVKDLSLSIKAGETLTIIGGSGSGKSVTLKLLLRLLEPDEGQVFFKGKDIMTMEEPELMKMRSQIGMLFQGAALFDSLTVFENVAYPLREHFHYPDSKLAELVKEKLKLVGLPGIEDMFPADLSGGMKKRVGLARAIATNPEVILYDEPTTGLDPANTNRIDELIRSLQSVLKVTSVAVTHDMASAFRISDRMALLHNKRIEFVGTVDDVKKSTNPIVKNFIEGNIGIIEEAGKA; encoded by the coding sequence ATGTCCATTATCGAATTTAAAAATGTTAGTAAATCGTTTGGCGATAAAGAGGTTGTAAAGGACCTGTCTTTATCTATTAAAGCCGGCGAAACGCTTACTATTATTGGTGGTAGCGGTTCGGGTAAAAGTGTTACCTTAAAGCTGTTGTTACGCTTGTTGGAGCCCGACGAAGGTCAGGTATTTTTTAAAGGTAAAGATATTATGACTATGGAAGAGCCCGAATTAATGAAAATGCGTTCCCAAATTGGAATGCTTTTTCAGGGGGCTGCGCTGTTTGATTCGCTTACTGTTTTTGAAAACGTGGCCTATCCCTTGCGAGAACATTTTCATTACCCCGATTCTAAATTAGCCGAGCTTGTAAAAGAAAAATTAAAATTGGTAGGCCTTCCGGGTATTGAGGATATGTTCCCTGCCGATTTGTCGGGAGGGATGAAAAAGCGCGTAGGTTTGGCCAGGGCTATTGCTACCAATCCGGAAGTAATTTTATACGATGAGCCCACTACTGGCTTAGACCCGGCCAACACCAATCGTATTGACGAGCTTATTAGAAGTCTGCAAAGTGTTTTAAAGGTAACGTCAGTTGCTGTAACGCACGATATGGCCTCGGCTTTTCGTATTTCGGACCGTATGGCTTTATTGCATAACAAGCGAATTGAGTTTGTAGGTACTGTTGATGACGTAAAAAAATCTACAAATCCCATTGTGAAAAATTTTATTGAAGGTAATATTGGAATTATTGAGGAAGCAGGTAAGGCCTAG
- a CDS encoding metallophosphoesterase produces MPLKLRLKEFFRTLHHRKWVRVILYILINVGLPIVGTYANFIEVRRLSVSRIPLPIKKNLKLKIAQLSDIHMGPTNNSVSFLQRAIRTLNNQKPDIILLTGDFLQWDMKYSKALANILASLKAPLGVYASLGNHDYGVCHPGEEPHDPVDFNQFIADLKTKGIKTLHNHAVVFENYSTPFNLVGLGDLWTSSFKPEDGFKNINPHYPTILMSHNPDSFEALQNYPFDLMLSGHVHGGQISFPFIGPLVVPVKHRHLRRGLHEVAKDKWLYTNRGLGYTLKARFLSIPEIAIIDITGSFPSA; encoded by the coding sequence ATGCCTCTTAAATTAAGGCTAAAAGAATTTTTTAGAACTCTACATCACCGCAAATGGGTGCGTGTTATTTTATATATTTTGATTAACGTGGGGCTACCAATAGTAGGCACTTATGCCAATTTTATAGAAGTCCGCCGCCTGTCTGTATCGCGCATACCCTTACCCATCAAAAAAAACCTGAAGCTCAAAATTGCTCAATTAAGCGATATCCATATGGGACCAACCAATAACTCGGTATCTTTTTTACAGCGGGCCATTCGCACTCTTAATAACCAAAAACCCGATATCATTTTACTTACCGGCGATTTTTTACAATGGGACATGAAATATTCAAAGGCCTTGGCCAATATACTTGCAAGTCTTAAGGCCCCACTGGGCGTATATGCAAGCCTTGGTAATCATGATTACGGGGTTTGCCATCCTGGAGAAGAACCGCATGATCCGGTAGATTTTAACCAGTTTATAGCCGACCTAAAAACAAAGGGAATTAAAACACTGCACAACCATGCGGTAGTTTTTGAAAACTATTCCACACCTTTTAATTTGGTAGGGCTTGGTGATTTATGGACCTCCTCTTTTAAACCAGAAGACGGATTTAAAAACATCAACCCTCACTACCCCACTATTTTAATGTCGCACAATCCCGATAGTTTTGAAGCACTCCAAAATTATCCTTTTGATTTGATGTTATCGGGGCATGTTCACGGCGGGCAAATTTCGTTTCCTTTTATTGGACCTTTGGTAGTCCCTGTTAAGCACCGGCACTTAAGACGGGGACTGCATGAAGTAGCAAAGGACAAATGGCTCTATACCAACAGGGGCTTGGGATACACGCTCAAGGCACGTTTTTTATCAATCCCAGAAATTGCTATTATAGATATTACAGGCTCTTTTCCATCCGCATGA